The genomic segment AAATAGTCGAAAGCGCGAATGACACAGAAGAACGGCCGACGCGCACCGCTATCGGGGCGCGTGCGGCTGCGATAGTCGGCGAAGATCAGTCCATAGGGGCGGGAGATGGCCAGGCCGATATCGGAGGGGCGCCGATCCTGGTCGAAAGATTTCGGGTCGAGCGGGAAATCGCGCAGGTTTCTCGACCAGATCAATTCGCCGCTGGAGACATGGGTGACGCGGACGCGCAGCACTGCCCGATTGTTGCCCAAAGACTCGATCGTCAGGTCGACGCGGTAATCGACCCGCGTGGCGCCGTTGCCGATTCGCTCGATGATGGACATGTCGTCGGCGCGCTCGAATTCATGTTCGATAGCGTCCTTGATGCGCAGCCCGAGCTGATTCAGCTCCGGATCGGTGTTTTCGCGCAGTGCTACGGCGATGGTCGGCTCGACTGGCCGGAAACTGTCGGCGGATTCCGGCGGGTCATTGTCGGCGAAACGCGGGGGAGGGGACGGATTCGCCTCGGGCCGGTCCCATTGTTGCCAGCCGATAAAGCCGGCGAGGCCGGTCAGCAGGATCACCCCGGCGACAAGGGGGAGCCAAAGATTGATGGAACGGGGGCGTCCGGCCGGAGGCGTCGGCCGCTCGGAACCGCGACCGCTGCTACGGTCGTCGGCCATCCGGGCGTCGTTGGAGCGATTTTCGTCGAGGCTCGGGCGGGCATCGGGCGCGTCCCGGCGGATGAATTCCGGAACGTAGCGTCCTTTCGGGATGCGGATCTCGATGGGGGCATCGCGGCCCTGCTCGCGGAAATAGCGCTCCAGCATCCGGCGCAGGCGGGTCGCCTCGACACGGACGATCGAATTGGCCTGGGGGTCGAATGTGTCGTCGCGGCCGTAGACGGTGACGGCGATGGTGAACGCCTTCAGGCGATCCGCCCGGCCTTCCAGGGTTTCGGTGACGATGAATTTCAGGAAGGCGCTGAGGCGGCCGGAGGCCTTGAAATCGTCCTGCGCCAGGATATCGCGCAGCGACGATTCTATCTGTTGCTGCTCGACGTCAGAAAAGAGAGGGCGTTGGGAGGGGCTGTCCGACATCACATTCTAATGTAGCACGTTAGTTCATCGTATAGCGCATCATGGGCCAAACCGAAGCAAAATGAGAGTTTTAATTTAGCGCCATGTAACGTGGCCGGCCGTTTCGCCGCCACTAGCAGGTGAATAACATCGTGGGCTTAGGTAAACTCCTGATATTATAGCACACTTTGTCTGGCTAGCGCGGGCCATCCGCGTCGGGAGACGACTTATGTTGCAGAGCTGCTCTAAGGCCATCGACATGGCCAGCGATCATCTGGATCGCGCCGCTCAGGAAATGGCGCGGGCGGTGGCGGCTCTGAGAAGCGTGTCCGAGGCCGTCAGCGGGGACCGTCGCGACCAAGCGCGGATGATCGGCGAGATGGCGCATGTTCAGGTCGAGATGGCGGCCGGATTGGCGATGCTGGTGCGGCACCTGCCGGCCGGAAAAGTCGACCTCCTGCTGAGCGAGCTGGCTCTGCCGATGACCCTTACCCAAGAGCACCAGCACTAGAGCGCACCAGCACTAGAGCTAGACGGAGCGTTAAGCTCGAGGCGGCCCCACGGCGCCAAAATCCGATACCAACTCCCCCAACATCGATCATCAACCAGCGCGGCCGGGTGCGAGTGCCCCCAGCCGCGTGGTCGTTTTGCCGATAGCCCTGGTCCCGGCGATTTGCCGGGATCCTAAAATGGGTGTTGGTGGATGCGGGATCGAGCGTCAGTGGACGGAGGTGCGACCTTTGCGCAGCTTTTCGATTTGGTCCCGAAGTTTGAGCTTTTTGCGTTTAAGTTCCGCGGTTTTAAGGGGGTCGGAGGCGGGGCTTAGGCGGGAAGTCTCGATCTCTTTCTCGAGGACCGTGTGACGGCGTTCCAATTCAGCAATGTGACTTGTCACTGTCATCCTGCATCTCCTTTCGGTGTTGCGGACATAAAAGTGTGCCACAAAACCGAGAAGGCTCAAGCGGATTTCTGTCGTCTATCCTTCACATTTGGTGAAAGGCGCGGCAAACCCCAAGGAAGCCTTCAAGCAAGCTTAAGAGTGAAATTCAGACTGATGCCAACGTGCGCATTGCAAGCGTTGTATAGGTTAATATCATTGCGAAACTGTCTGTCGGCTGGAGCGTCGTCGGGCGATTCGTGTCCTGCGGGTGCTGAAAAGAAATGCCGATCAGACTAAGCGAAGAAGAGCAGGCTGCTTTTACGGCAGAGCTTGAGCGGCTGCGAGAGGAGCATCGCGATCTCGATGCAGCGATTGCCGCCTTGCAGGCCGTGGGCACGGTCGATCAGTTGCAGATGCAGCGTTTGAAGAAGCGCAAATTGCTGTTGCGCGATCGAATCCAGGCCATTGAGGACCAATTGACGCCAGACATCATCGCTTGACCGCTCGTGCAGCGCGGCTTGCGAGGGCGCGACGCTTCGTCTAAGCGGGGTGCGAAAAAGTGGACACCGGTTTTTCGCTAAAATCCCACTCTACTTTTCGGAATCGATCACGTCCCATAGTTTTAGATCGATTCGATCCCAAACTATCGTGATCCAAAACTATCGTGATCTATGTCCGCCAGCGCAGCGGTCCCATAGGGGATATCCAATCGTGATTCAGACCTCCGTTCCGGTCGCCATCATCATGGGAAGCCAGTCCGACTGGGAAACCATGCGTCACGCCGCCGAGACGCTGGAGGTGCTTGGAATCAGCTTCGAGGCGCGGATCGTCTCGGCTCATCGCACCCCCGATCGGCTCGTTTCCTTCGCCAAAGGGGCGCGCGCGGCTGGTTTTAAGGTCATTATCGCCGGCGCCGGCGGCGCGGCGCATTTGCCGGGCATGACCGCGTCGATGACGCCGCTGCCGGTTTTCGGCGTGCCGGTGGAATCCAAGGCGCTGTCGGGCATGGATTCATTGCTCTCGATCGTGCAGATGCCGGCCGGTATCCCGGTTGGAACCCTGGCGATCGGCCGGGCCGGGGCGGTCAATGCGGCGCTATTAGCCGCTTCCGTTTTGAGTCTACAGGATGCGGCGCTCGCGGTTCGTCTCGATAACTGGCGGGCGGCGCAAAGCGACGGCGTCGCTGAAAAGCCGAGTGGTAACTGAGCGGATGGCTATTTCGCATACGCCGCTTCCGCCCGTCGCGCCGGGCGCCACCATTGGAATTCTGGGATCGGGCCAGCTTGGCCGCATGCTGGCGCTCGCCGCGGCCAATCTCGGGCTGAAAACCCATATTTTCGCGCCCGAGCGTGGGCCGGCCTGCGATGTCTCGACCTTTATGACGATCGCCAACTACGACGACGAGCAAGCGCTGGCGAGCTTCGCCGATGCCGTCGCTGTGGTCACCTACGAATTCGAGAACGTGCCGGCCGCGACCGCCGCCTTTCTGTCCGCGCGACTGCCGGTTTTACCCGACGCGCTGGCGCTGGCGACGACCCAGGACCGGCTGGTGGAGAAGGATTTTCTCAACGGCATCGGTATTCCGACAGCGCCCTATAAGGCGGTCGACGATGCTGGCAGCCTGGCCCGCGCGGTGGCGCAGATCGGCCGGCCGTCGATCCTGAAAACCCGCCGTTTCGGCTATGATGGCAAGGGCCAAGCCCTGGTGCGCGAAGGGGCGGATCTTTCCAGCGTTTTCGGCGGCCTCGGCGGTCAAGCCTGCATTCTCGAGGGCATGGTGTCCTTCGTCCGCGAGGTGTCGGTGATCGCCGCGCGTGGCCGCGATGGTTCCTTTGCCGCCTGGGATGTGTGCGAGAACGAGCACGAGCATCATATCCTCGCCCGCACCTTGGTGCCGGCCCGGATTTCCGCCGCCACCGCCCATCAGGCGACGGAAATCACCCGCCGAATCGTCGATGCGCTGGGCTATGTCGGCGTAATCGCGGTGGAAATGTTCGTCGTCGAGGACAAGCGCTCAGGCGCTGAGAGCCTTGTCGTTAACGAAATCGCCCCGCGCGTACACAATTCCGGCCATTGGACCATGGATGGCGCGGTCACATCGCAGTTTTCTCAGCATATTCGGGCGATCTGCGGCTGGCCGCTGGGATCGCCGCGCCGGCACGGGCGTATCGAAATGCGCAATCTGATCGGCGAAGACATCCATTTGTGGCGCGATATCCTGGGCGATGGCGCGGCTGGGCTGCATATTTATGGCAAGCATGAAGCGCGTAGCGGCCGCAAAATGGGCCATGTGACGCGCGTTTTGCCGGAAGAATCGGGCGACTGATCCCTAAAAGGCCCTGGTCAAGCTGCCGAAATTGAAAAAGCGGCGGTTTGGCGGGGGGATCCGTGTGGACATGCTGGACAGAGGGGGGCGATTCTGCTACTTCCGCGCCCACGGTACGGCGCCTCTGTCGCGCCGACAAAAGTCTTTTTCCCTTTTTCCGGGGCGGAAACAGAGTTTTCTGCTCCATAGAACAGGATCGACGCGTGCAAGTTCTCGTTCGCGACAACAATGTTGACCAAGCCCTCAAGGCGCTGAAGAAGAAAATGCAGCGCGAGGGTATTTTCCGCGAGATGAAGCTCCGCGGTCATTATGAGAAGCCGTCTGAAAAGCGCGCTCGTGAAAAGGCTGAGGCCGTTCGTCGCGCCCGTAAGCTCGCTCGCAAGAAAATGCAGCGTGAAGGCCTCATTCCGATGAAGCCGAAGCCGGTTATGGGCGCGCGCTGAGACGGTTAGCAGCGCGTTAAGATTTTTCGCGTTTTTGTAGCTGGCGCCCGTGGGAAAACTCCCTCCGGGCGCCGCCGCATTTAAAGGTTAATTTTGCCGGGCTCCGTGGCTATTTTGCTGGTGTGCCCAGGTTGGAGTGCGCCAGGCCGCTTAGTTGCGGCAGGCAGAAAGACGTGAGTATCAAAATGAATCTTCGCGCCGTTTCGCTGGACCGCCTGCCCGGTATGGGGTTTGTGGTAATCGCCTCGGTTTTGTCCCTGGCGTTGGCCGGGTGTGAAAGTGTCGGCGGACTTGGTTCACGCGGTGGCGTGACGCCTTCGAGCGAAATCAGCGAAGATTGCGCCGCGATCCAGACCAATGTCGCCTCGCTGACCGAAGTGGTGCAGCGCAATCCCAACGATCCGCAGGCCTACAACACCCGCGGCGCCGCTTACGCCAAATGCGGGCGCTATCAGGAAGCGATCACCGACTTCAGCAATGCGATCAAGGCCGATCCGCAGAATGCGCCGGCCTTTACCAATCGTGGTCTTGCTTACCAGCGCATCGGCCGCAACGATCAGGCGCAGCAGGATTTCACCCGCGCCATCGAAGCCAATCCGCGTCATGCGCCGGCCTATCTCGCCCGCGCCAATCTGCTGCGTTCGCAGAACCAGCTCGATCAGGCGATGAGCGATCTCAATCAAGCGATCCGCCTCAATCCGGAGCAGGCGCAGGCCTTTCACGCACGCGGCCTGATCTATCAGCGCAATGGCGATCATGCCCGCGCCATCACCGATTTCGACAATGCGATCGATCGCGATCCGTTCAACGCGCCGCCCTATCAGGCGCGCGGTCAGAGCCTGACGGTCGTCGGCAAGTATGACGCGGCGATCGAAGACTTCAACGCGGCGCTGAACATCAACAACAGCAATGCCGATGCCTGGGCGGGTCTTGGCCTGGCCTATGAGCGCAAGGGCGACCGGACGAAGGCGCAGGAAAGCTATGCCCGCGCTCTGGCGGTCAATCCGAACAATCAGTTCGCCCGGGAAGGCCAGTCGCGCGTCGGTCGCGGCTGAGCCAACTTATAGACGCCGCCTAATGGGCGGCTGTCTCTAGCGCTTCTGTAGTACGTCCGGGTTGACCACATTGGTTGGCGTTCCGGCGGCAAATGCAACGATCTGATCGAAAATGTCTGCGAACTGAAGATCGTACTCCTCGCGGGTGACGTAGCCGATATGCGGCGTGCAGATGACATTGGGCATCGCGAGCAAAGCATGTTTGCCGGGCGGGAGAGGCTCGACCTCATAGACATCGATCGCCGCGAAACCGGGGCGCCCATTGCGTAACGCCGACTCAAGAGCGCCCGGCTCGATCAATCCGGCCCGGCTGGTGTTGATCAATGTGGCGGATGGTTTCATCTGAGCCAGATCGGTCGCCGTGACGATGTGGCGTGTGGCCGGGACGAGGCGCATGTGAAGGGTGATAAAATCGCTCTCACGGAAGAGCGTCTCCTTGTCGGGAGCCGTCGCGTATCCATCCGTTGCCGCCTGGGCGCGCGTTGTCTCGCGTGACCAAACGAGGACGTTCATGCCGAAAGCCACGGCATAGCTGGCCACCGCTTTGCTGATGCGACCATAGCCATAAATGCCGAGTGTTTTGCCGCGTAGGGTTGTGCCAACGCCAATCTGCCAGCCGCCGCTTTGCAGCGACGTCATTTGCTGAGGAATGGCGCGCGCTGAAGCCAGCATCAAAGCGAAGGTCATTTCCGCCGTCGCGTAAGAAGGCGAACCTGCGTGCTGATCGGACGACACAACGATGCCACACTCCGTGCAGGCATCGATGTCGATATGTGGGTAGACACTACGCTGGCTGATTAATTTCAGGTGGGGCAAGCGCTCGAGCAACGGGCGACGGATGGCCGTGCGTTCGCGGAACAGGACGAGGGCCTCGGTGTCTTTCAATCGTTCAGCCAACGCATCGATATTCTCGACATGGTCGTGATGAACCGTGACATCGTGACCGTTCAGCTTTGCAAAACACGGCAATCCGCGCAACGTGTCCTGCCAGTCATCCAAAATCGTGACACGCATCGTTCAACACCACCGTTCTAAGAAGCTCTCCTTTGATTATCGGATTTCTTGTCTTGGCTCCACTCAAGCGGGATGCTGGAAAACTCTCCGTTGTCATTCCCGCCGCGCCGGAGGCGCGAGCGGAGAATCCAGAGCCAGTGGTAACGCCATGCGTTGTTGCCGCGCGTCACCTAAGCCTCGCAAGCAGCGCTTTACCGCTCGCTCCGGACACCCAGGTCTTGAACGTCATGCGCGGATTAAGCGCCGATGTGGCACTTGCGATAAAGTTCGAAGCGGTAGGACCTGACGGTCTGGCCGCCACGACTGGGTGGAATCACCCAACGGCCCCGTGAATTCCGCGCCGCGTAGATCGCGAAGACATCAGCGTAGCACTGCGCATTCTCGGCGAAGTGACCGCGGCGTTGAGCGACAAGCAGGCCCGCTTCCTTTGCGGTCCGCGCATCGGCAGGCGATGCGCAAGCAAGAACGCCAGCAACGCATGTCATCGTGAGAACAGATCGCATGAGAGTCCTCCCCAGTGGCTCACAGGCGCAAGTTAGCAGTGGCGTGCAGGGGCCACAATCAACTGGGTTAGACGAAGATTTGTCGATTTACGAGCTTATCGATTTACGATCTTATCAATCCAGTCCAGCGTGTGCGCCATAACATCGGGGACCGCCAGAACGAGATGGCCGCGTCCCGGCACGTGGATGAACTCCTTCGGCTGTGGCGCCAGCGCGAAGAGTTTTTCGCCGAAGCGGATTGGCACGACGCGGTCTTGATCGCCCTGCATGACGAGGAGCGGCGCTTTGATCTCGCCGATCTTCAGGTCAGAGCGGAATTGGTCGGTGAGCAGCAGTCCGACCGGAAACATCCAATAACGATCCGAGGCGACGTCGAGGATCGACGAATAGGGCGCATCGAGGATGACCCCGGCGGAGGCGAGGCGCGCGGCGAGCGCCACGGCGGGGCCGCTGCCAAGCGATTCGCCGACGATGATGAGGCGCTTGGGCGTGCCGACGATGGCGAGCGCGGCCGCATAGGCGGCCTCCGCATCGCGCATGAGGCCTTCTTCGCTGGGTGAGCCGGTCGAGCCGCCATAGCCGCGCCAGTCGATAGCGAGCAGGCCGTTGCCGTTGGCCGTCAGGCCGGCGAAGCGTGCCGTGCGGCCAGAGAGATTGCCAGCATTGCCGTGCAGATAGAGCAGAATCGGCTTGCCGTCAGCCGGCGGCACGTACCAGGCGTTCAGCGTCTCACGATCGGCGGTGGTGATCTGGCGGCTGACGGCGCCGGGCAGGGCGGCTGGAATCTCTGCCACCGCCGTGTTGGGGACATACAGCAATTGCCGCTGGGCAAAATAAAGAACGGCGGCCGCCCCAAGATAGGCGACCGCCGCGAGATAGAGCAGATATCGGAGCCAACGCATCATTGGTTGGCTCGCGTGTTGCGCTTAGTGCCCAAGAGCCTTGACGATATTTTCGACCATCTTCTTGGCGTCGGCGAAGAGCATCATCGTATTGTCCTTGAAGAACAGCTCGTTCTCGACGCCGGCATAGCCCGAACCCATGCCGCGCTTGATGAACAGCACGGTCTTCGCCTTCTCGACGTCGAGGATCGGCATGCCGAAGATCGGCGACTTCGGATCGGTCTTGGCCGACGGGTTGGTGACGTCATTGGCGCCGATGACGAAGGCGACGTCCGCCTGGGCGAATTCCGAGTTGATGTCTTCGAGCTCGAACACTTCGTCGTAAGGCACGTTGGCTTCGGCCAGCAGCACGTTCATATGGCCCGGCATACGGCCTGCCACCGGATGAATGGCGTAGGAAACGTCGACGCCTTCCTTCTTCAGCATGTCAGCCATTTCGCGCAGCGCATGCTGCGCCTGCGCCACCGCCATGCCATAGCCCGGCACGATGATGACCTTGCCGGCGTTCTTCATGATGTAGGCCGCGTCTTCCGCCGAGCCCTGCTTGACCGGGCGGCTTTCGACCGCGCCGGCAGCAGCCGCATCGGTTTCGCCGCCGAAGCCGCCGAGGATGACCGAGATGAACGAGCGGTTCATGCCCTTGCACATGATGTAGCTCAGGATGGCGCCCGAGGAGCCAACCAGCGCGCCGGTGATGATCAACGCCAGATTGCCGAGCGTGAAGCCGATGCCCGCCGCTGCCCAGCCGGAATAGGAGTTGAGCATCGAGACAACGACAGGCATGTCGGCGCCGCCGATGGGAACGATCAGCAGCACGCCCAGGGCAAAGGCCGCCAGGACGATCAGCCAGAAGGCGGCATGGCTTTCGGTCACCATGAAGATGATGATCAGGATGACGGTCGCCGCTGCCAGCGCGCTGTTGATGACATGACGCTGCGGCAGCATGATCGGCTTGCCCGACATGCGTCCGTCAAGCTTGGCGAAGGCGATGATCGAGCCGGTGAAGGTGATCGCGCCGATGGCCGCGCCGAGCGCCATTTCCACCAGGCTGGCGCCATGGATGGCGCCGACTGCGCCGATGCCGAAGGCCTGCGGCGCATAGAGCGCACCAGCCGCCACGAGCACGGCGGCAAGGCCGACGAGCGCGTGGAAGAAGGCGACCAGCTGCGGCATGTCGGTCATCTTCACGGTGCGGGCGCGCCAGGCGCCAATACCACCGCCGATGGCGATGCCGACGATGACCAGGATCCAGGCCGAGAGGCCCGACGGCATCTTATAGGCAAGCGTCGTCACGACCGCGAGGCCCATGCCGATCATGCCGAAGAGATTGCCCTGGCGCGACGTGGCGGGCGAGGACAGCCCGCGCAGCGACAGGATGAAGAGAATGCCGGAGATGAGATAGAGAAGCGTGGCGAGATTGGCGTTCATAACCGGCTCACCCCTTCTTCTTGTACATGGACAGCATGCGTTCGGTGACGAGGAAGCCACCGAAGATGTTCACGCAGGCCAGGATCAGCGCGACGAAGCCGAAGACACGGGCCCAGAGCGGGCCGTCGTCGCCCGGCGTCGACGCATCGACACCGACCGAGAGCAAAGCGCCGACGACGATGACCGAGGAAATGGCGTTGGTCACCGACATCAGCGGCGTGTGTAGCGCCGGCGTCACCGACCAGACGACGTAATAGCCGACGAAGACGGCCATGACGAAAACGGCGAGACGAAAGACGAAGGGATCGATCGCTCCGCCAGACGCTGCATGGGCGGCGCTGCCAGCGGCGGCGGCGAGCGTGTCAGCGTAGTTCTGCGCGGCTGTGGAGACTGCGTCGATGAATTGTTTGCTTGCTTCATTGGCCATAGGTCGCTCCTCGCGTCAGTCTCACGCCTTCGGCTGGAAATTCGGGTGAACGACGGCGCCGCCCCGCGTCAGCAAGGTCGCCTTGACGAGTTCGTCGTCCCAATTGATCGCCAGCGCCTTCTTTTCCTTGTCGATCATGGTCTCGACGAAGGCGTAGAGGTTCTTGGCGTAGAGGCTGGAGGCCGTGGCTGCGAGGCGGCCGGGCACATTGAGATGGCCGACGATCTTGACGCCGTTGTCGGTGACATAGACTTCGCCGGGCTTGGCCAGTTCGCAATTGCCGCCGCGCTCGACGGCGAGGTCGACGATCACCGAGCCCGGACGCATCGAGCGCACCATGTCGGCAGAGATCAGTTTGGGGGCCGGGCGGCCGGGAATGAGCGCCGTGGTGACGACGATGTCCTGTTTGGCGATATGAGTGGCGGTCAACGCCGCCTGTTTCGCCTGGTATTCTTTGGACATTTCCTTGGCGTAGCCGCCGGCTGTCTGGGCCTGCTGGAATTCTTCGTCCTCGACGGCCAAGAACTTCGCGCCGAGCGATTCCACCTGTTCCTTGGTCGCCGGCCGCACGTCGGTGGCGGTGACGATGGCGCCGAGGCGGCGGGCGGTGGCGATGGCCTGCAGGCCGGCGACACCGACGCCCATGATGAAGATGCGCGCCGCCGGCACGGTGCCGGCCGCCGTCATCATCATCGGCAGAGCGCGGCCATATTCGCCAGCGCCATCGATCACGGCGCGATAGCCGGCGAGGTTGGCCTGCGACGATAGAATGTCCATCGCCTGCGCGCGGGTGATGCGCGGCATGAATTCCATGGCGAAAGCCTCGACGCCGGCATCGGCCATGGCCTTGAGGGCGTCGTCATTGCCATAGGGGTCCATGGTGGCGATGACCGCCGCGCCCTTGGGCACATGCGACAGCAGCTCGGCCGAGGGACGCCGCACGGCGAGAACCACTTCGGCGCCGCTGAGGGCGTCAGCGGCGGACGGTGCGACCTTGGCGCCGGCCGTTTCGAATTCGCTATCGGGTATGCCGGCTTTGATGCCCGCTCCGCTCTGCACCGTCACCGTGGCGCCCAGGCCGATGAATTTCTTCACCGTTTCTGGCGTGGCCGCGACGCGCGTCTCATTGCCTTCGGTTTCAATTGGAACAGCAATGCGCATGCAACGCTCCGGGGTTGGGACGGTCAGGCAGCCGCGCTCAGAAACTGGGAGCGGCGGGTGCGGGCGTGGAAGGGCAGATGGGCCGGCAAATTGTGCAGCTGCAAATTTGCCCAGCCTGCGACACTCAGAGCAGCGTGCCTGCTAGAGCAGGGTGACTGCCATGAAAACCATGATCGCGATGCAGAAAATCGTGGCGCCCTTGGCCAGCGTGAGGAACAGCGCGTAGGTTTTTTCGTGTTCCGCGTAATCCATATCGGGATGCGCAGTTGTTTCAGCGTGGTTATCGGCCATCATATCCTCAAGAAAACTAAAAAAGCCCCGTCCGATGTAGCGGAATTGTGGCGGTGGGGCAATTGCCGACGCCATAATCAGAGGCGACAGATTGTCAAAGATCGTGCCGTGAGCTTGTCAATATAAAGCGTCCATTTTCCGGGCTTTATCAGGCACCGTGTGATTTACCCACGGATCGATGCAGCGCCGCCGGATCGATCAACAGAAAGGCCA from the Beijerinckia sp. 28-YEA-48 genome contains:
- a CDS encoding tetratricopeptide repeat protein — its product is MSIKMNLRAVSLDRLPGMGFVVIASVLSLALAGCESVGGLGSRGGVTPSSEISEDCAAIQTNVASLTEVVQRNPNDPQAYNTRGAAYAKCGRYQEAITDFSNAIKADPQNAPAFTNRGLAYQRIGRNDQAQQDFTRAIEANPRHAPAYLARANLLRSQNQLDQAMSDLNQAIRLNPEQAQAFHARGLIYQRNGDHARAITDFDNAIDRDPFNAPPYQARGQSLTVVGKYDAAIEDFNAALNINNSNADAWAGLGLAYERKGDRTKAQESYARALAVNPNNQFAREGQSRVGRG
- a CDS encoding Re/Si-specific NAD(P)(+) transhydrogenase subunit alpha; the protein is MRIAVPIETEGNETRVAATPETVKKFIGLGATVTVQSGAGIKAGIPDSEFETAGAKVAPSAADALSGAEVVLAVRRPSAELLSHVPKGAAVIATMDPYGNDDALKAMADAGVEAFAMEFMPRITRAQAMDILSSQANLAGYRAVIDGAGEYGRALPMMMTAAGTVPAARIFIMGVGVAGLQAIATARRLGAIVTATDVRPATKEQVESLGAKFLAVEDEEFQQAQTAGGYAKEMSKEYQAKQAALTATHIAKQDIVVTTALIPGRPAPKLISADMVRSMRPGSVIVDLAVERGGNCELAKPGEVYVTDNGVKIVGHLNVPGRLAATASSLYAKNLYAFVETMIDKEKKALAINWDDELVKATLLTRGGAVVHPNFQPKA
- a CDS encoding aa3-type cytochrome c oxidase subunit IV codes for the protein MADNHAETTAHPDMDYAEHEKTYALFLTLAKGATIFCIAIMVFMAVTLL
- a CDS encoding 5-(carboxyamino)imidazole ribonucleotide synthase is translated as MAISHTPLPPVAPGATIGILGSGQLGRMLALAAANLGLKTHIFAPERGPACDVSTFMTIANYDDEQALASFADAVAVVTYEFENVPAATAAFLSARLPVLPDALALATTQDRLVEKDFLNGIGIPTAPYKAVDDAGSLARAVAQIGRPSILKTRRFGYDGKGQALVREGADLSSVFGGLGGQACILEGMVSFVREVSVIAARGRDGSFAAWDVCENEHEHHILARTLVPARISAATAHQATEITRRIVDALGYVGVIAVEMFVVEDKRSGAESLVVNEIAPRVHNSGHWTMDGAVTSQFSQHIRAICGWPLGSPRRHGRIEMRNLIGEDIHLWRDILGDGAAGLHIYGKHEARSGRKMGHVTRVLPEESGD
- the purE gene encoding 5-(carboxyamino)imidazole ribonucleotide mutase, which translates into the protein MGSQSDWETMRHAAETLEVLGISFEARIVSAHRTPDRLVSFAKGARAAGFKVIIAGAGGAAHLPGMTASMTPLPVFGVPVESKALSGMDSLLSIVQMPAGIPVGTLAIGRAGAVNAALLAASVLSLQDAALAVRLDNWRAAQSDGVAEKPSGN
- a CDS encoding DUF465 domain-containing protein; translated protein: MPIRLSEEEQAAFTAELERLREEHRDLDAAIAALQAVGTVDQLQMQRLKKRKLLLRDRIQAIEDQLTPDIIA
- a CDS encoding alpha/beta hydrolase, whose protein sequence is MMRWLRYLLYLAAVAYLGAAAVLYFAQRQLLYVPNTAVAEIPAALPGAVSRQITTADRETLNAWYVPPADGKPILLYLHGNAGNLSGRTARFAGLTANGNGLLAIDWRGYGGSTGSPSEEGLMRDAEAAYAAALAIVGTPKRLIIVGESLGSGPAVALAARLASAGVILDAPYSSILDVASDRYWMFPVGLLLTDQFRSDLKIGEIKAPLLVMQGDQDRVVPIRFGEKLFALAPQPKEFIHVPGRGHLVLAVPDVMAHTLDWIDKIVNR
- a CDS encoding NAD(P) transhydrogenase subunit alpha; this translates as MANEASKQFIDAVSTAAQNYADTLAAAAGSAAHAASGGAIDPFVFRLAVFVMAVFVGYYVVWSVTPALHTPLMSVTNAISSVIVVGALLSVGVDASTPGDDGPLWARVFGFVALILACVNIFGGFLVTERMLSMYKKKG
- a CDS encoding D-2-hydroxyacid dehydrogenase family protein translates to MRVTILDDWQDTLRGLPCFAKLNGHDVTVHHDHVENIDALAERLKDTEALVLFRERTAIRRPLLERLPHLKLISQRSVYPHIDIDACTECGIVVSSDQHAGSPSYATAEMTFALMLASARAIPQQMTSLQSGGWQIGVGTTLRGKTLGIYGYGRISKAVASYAVAFGMNVLVWSRETTRAQAATDGYATAPDKETLFRESDFITLHMRLVPATRHIVTATDLAQMKPSATLINTSRAGLIEPGALESALRNGRPGFAAIDVYEVEPLPPGKHALLAMPNVICTPHIGYVTREEYDLQFADIFDQIVAFAAGTPTNVVNPDVLQKR
- a CDS encoding DUF465 domain-containing protein, yielding MTVTSHIAELERRHTVLEKEIETSRLSPASDPLKTAELKRKKLKLRDQIEKLRKGRTSVH
- the rpsU gene encoding 30S ribosomal protein S21, encoding MQVLVRDNNVDQALKALKKKMQREGIFREMKLRGHYEKPSEKRAREKAEAVRRARKLARKKMQREGLIPMKPKPVMGAR
- a CDS encoding NAD(P)(+) transhydrogenase (Re/Si-specific) subunit beta, with product MNANLATLLYLISGILFILSLRGLSSPATSRQGNLFGMIGMGLAVVTTLAYKMPSGLSAWILVIVGIAIGGGIGAWRARTVKMTDMPQLVAFFHALVGLAAVLVAAGALYAPQAFGIGAVGAIHGASLVEMALGAAIGAITFTGSIIAFAKLDGRMSGKPIMLPQRHVINSALAAATVILIIIFMVTESHAAFWLIVLAAFALGVLLIVPIGGADMPVVVSMLNSYSGWAAAGIGFTLGNLALIITGALVGSSGAILSYIMCKGMNRSFISVILGGFGGETDAAAAGAVESRPVKQGSAEDAAYIMKNAGKVIIVPGYGMAVAQAQHALREMADMLKKEGVDVSYAIHPVAGRMPGHMNVLLAEANVPYDEVFELEDINSEFAQADVAFVIGANDVTNPSAKTDPKSPIFGMPILDVEKAKTVLFIKRGMGSGYAGVENELFFKDNTMMLFADAKKMVENIVKALGH